The Mytilus edulis chromosome 12, xbMytEdul2.2, whole genome shotgun sequence genome contains a region encoding:
- the LOC139498779 gene encoding phosphatidate phosphatase LPIN1-like isoform X2 has product MSYFSYVGKLFSNVKGFYNEINAATLTGAIDVIIVEQEDGGFKSSPFHVRFGKLGVIRAREKVVDIEINGEAIDLHMKLGESGEAFFVTEILTDENVEEIPAHLATSPMPSSVDLMEKGVMEMKKKHGEKRKKTKKIKDLDEEEESEQNEATGQDSLTEANEQSRKVRRKRSTKRKNQTETPKVESRTDDSEIFEIDDVSSDEELANLARIPPGLSKSISLPVVEENKFERTREWATTSYDGFSHVFSDTEMSPVSSPVGSRPPSPKSDTEVECNRLSKDSFFTEEDTTLWEWGDLPRKSVTEVPTSAGETESRDHILDPKQSSSGLFQFMKSTRNVRNKPELEGIYLDDLNLEEMSPEVAKLYFPKRFHQTQFQSIREREEDTESGRGASLPVSPNSVEGAVCGPPVSFLRSEVKSLGAYSMSLCGGLSEGVTLEKFMQKIVTFEDLCDNFGMINNPDLVIRIEEKYYNWLTAAPMILAHLVFERDLPQSSMKKLTDEYMPKKKEKRTSGVSSWFSWGRSSKVIDQSQPQDKQPVQTSMSDSEIGTGKTTDENSTLSPPTSLPASVSGSPRKVRKNTDNSLADDDHTSSEADTDSDRNEALKRVTSEVYKKTIRLDSDSIKKLNLQPGCNEIVYSVTTQFQGTKKCTSHIYLWRYDDKIIVSDIDGTITKSDVLGQILPIIGKDWSQSGVAQLYTSINTNGYKFLYLSARAIGQSKVTKDLLKSIKQEVHVLPEGPLLLSPTSLVSAFHREVIEKKPEEFKIACLKDIGSLFPPFTQAFYAGFGNKINDVYAYTAINIPPYRIFTINPRGELKQESHFTFQSSYVSLTDIADHYFPPVIHENALESSEFSNTTFWREPLIQIEDTDLQLLVGPPK; this is encoded by the exons ATGAGTTATTTCAGTTATGTCGGCAAACTCTTTTCTAACGTCAAAGGATTTTACAATGAAATCAATGCAGCAACGTTAACAGGTGCTATAGATGTCATCATTGTCGAACAGGAAGATGGGGGATTCAAATCGTCACCGTTCCACGTTAGATTTGGTAAACTTGGGGTCATTAGAGCTAGAGAGAAAGTG GTTGACATAGAGATAAATGGCGAGGCTATTGATTTGCATATGAAGTTGGGAGAATCTGGTGAAGCTTTCTTTGTTACGGAGATTCTGACAGACGAAAATGTGGAG gaGATTCCGGCTCATTTGGCCACATCACCGATGCCCTCTAGTGTTGACCTCATGGAGAAGGGAGTGATGGAGATGAAGAAGAAACATGGAGAGAAGAggaagaaaacaaagaaaatcaaagaCCTAGACGAAGAAGAAGAGAGTGAACAGAATGAAGCG ACAGGACAAGACAGTTTGACAGAGGCAAATGAACAGAGTAGGAAAGTAAGAAGGAAACGATCAACAAAGAGGAAGAATCAGACAGAAACCCCAAAAGTTGAATCAAGAACAGATGACTCCGAGATATTTGAGATTGATGACGTTTCTTCCGACGAAGAATTAGCGAATCTTGCCCGGATTCCTCCTGGCTTGTCCAAATCTATCAGCCTCCCTGTTGTGGAGGAGAATAAGTTTGAACGTACCAGAGAATGGGCTACAACATCATACGATGGATTCTCTCATGTATTTAGTGACACAGAAATGTCACCAGTTAGTAG CCCTGTTGGAAGCAGGCCACCCTCCCCTAAGAGTGATACAGAGGTGGAATGCAACAGACTGTCAAAAGACTCATTCTTCACTGAAGAGGATACAACGCTTTGGGAATGGGGAGATTTACCTAGGAAGTCTGTGACAGAGGTGCCAACATCTGCTGGTGAGACAGAGTCAAGAGACCATATATTGG ACCCAAAGCAATCGTCATCAGGGTTGTTCCAGTTTATGAAGAGTACACGGAATGTCCGAAACAAACCTGAGTTAGAGGGAATATATCTTGATGATCTTAACTTAGAGGAAATGAGTCCAGAAGTCGCTAAGCTATACTTCCCCAAAAG GTTTCACCAGACCCAGTTCCAGTCGATCAGAGAAAGAGAAGAAGACACAGAATCTGGTCGTGGTGCCTCCCTTCCTGTCTCTCCTAACTCTGTAGAGGGCGCTGTATGTGGACCACCTGTTTCCTTTCTGAGGTCAGAGGTCAAATCTCTAGGTGCCTATTCTATGTCTCTCTGTGGTGGTTTGTCAGAAGGTGTGACCTTGGAGAAGTTCATGCAGAAGATTGTTACTTTTGAGGACCTTTGTGACAATTTTGGTATGATCAACAACCCAGACCTGGTCATACGTATTGAAGAAAA GTATTATAACTGGTTGACAGCTGCGCCAATGATTCTGGCTCACCTGGTGTTTGAAAGGGACCTTCCACAG TCCTCTATGAAGAAATTGACAGATGAATATATgccaaaaaagaaagaaaagaggACTAGTGGTGTGTCGTCATGGTTTTCATGGGGAAGGTCATCCAAGGTTATAGATCAGTCACAGCCACAGGACAAACAGCCTGTGCAGACATCTATGTCCGATTCAGAGATAGGAACAGGAAAAACG ACTGATGAAAATTCCACATTAAGTCCCCCTACCAGCCTGCCTGCAAGTGTATCTGGTAGTCCAAGGAAAGTCAGAAAAAATACAGATAACAG TCTGGCTGATGATGATCATACCTCCAGTGAAGCTGATACAGATTCAGATAGGAATGAGGCTCTCAAAAGGGTCACTTCAGAGGTCTACAAGAAGACAATCAGATTGGACTCAGATTCTATT AAAAAGCTGAATTTGCAGCCTGGTTGTAACGAGATTGTTTACTCTGTTACCACACAGTTCCAGGGGACAAAGAAATGTACAAGTCATATTTATCTGTGGAGATATGATGACAAAATCATTGTCTCTGATATTGATGGAACAATTACCAA atccGATGTATTGGGACAGATATTGCCTATTATTGGCAAAGATTGGTCACAGTCTGGAGTAGCTCAGCTGTATACCTCCATCAACACAAATGGTTACAAGTTTCTATACCTGTCTGCTCGTGCTATAGGACAATCAAAGGTCACCAAAGATCTACTCAAAAGTATTAAACAGGAAGTGCATGTCCTTCCTGAGGGTCCACTTCTGCTGTCACCAACATCTCTAGTCAGTGCTTTCCACAG AGAGGTGATTGAGAAGAAGCCAGAGGAGTTCAAAATAGCCTGTCTGAAGGATATTGGTAGCTTGTTCCCTCCCTTTACCCAAGCTTTCTATGCAGGATTTGGCAACAAAATTAAT GATGTTTATGCATACACAGCCATCAATATTCCACCCTACAGAATCTTTACAATCAATCCACGAGGAGAACTCAAACAAGAATCACATTTTACATTCCAGTCGTC GTATGTAAGCCTTACTGATATAGCAGACCATTACTTTCCCCCGGTTATACATGAGAATGCTTTGGAAAGTAGTGAGTTCAGCAAtacaacattttggcgggaacCGCTTATACAAATTGAAGACACAGACCTCCAACTTCTAGTTGGACCACCGAAATGA
- the LOC139498779 gene encoding phosphatidate phosphatase LPIN1-like isoform X1: protein MSYFSYVGKLFSNVKGFYNEINAATLTGAIDVIIVEQEDGGFKSSPFHVRFGKLGVIRAREKVVDIEINGEAIDLHMKLGESGEAFFVTEILTDENVEEIPAHLATSPMPSSVDLMEKGVMEMKKKHGEKRKKTKKIKDLDEEEESEQNEATGQDSLTEANEQSRKVRRKRSTKRKNQTETPKVESRTDDSEIFEIDDVSSDEELANLARIPPGLSKSISLPVVEENKFERTREWATTSYDGFSHVFSDTEMSPVSSPVGSRPPSPKSDTEVECNRLSKDSFFTEEDTTLWEWGDLPRKSVTEVPTSAGETESRDHILDPKQSSSGLFQFMKSTRNVRNKPELEGIYLDDLNLEEMSPEVAKLYFPKRSCSEQFHQTQFQSIREREEDTESGRGASLPVSPNSVEGAVCGPPVSFLRSEVKSLGAYSMSLCGGLSEGVTLEKFMQKIVTFEDLCDNFGMINNPDLVIRIEEKYYNWLTAAPMILAHLVFERDLPQSSMKKLTDEYMPKKKEKRTSGVSSWFSWGRSSKVIDQSQPQDKQPVQTSMSDSEIGTGKTTDENSTLSPPTSLPASVSGSPRKVRKNTDNSLADDDHTSSEADTDSDRNEALKRVTSEVYKKTIRLDSDSIKKLNLQPGCNEIVYSVTTQFQGTKKCTSHIYLWRYDDKIIVSDIDGTITKSDVLGQILPIIGKDWSQSGVAQLYTSINTNGYKFLYLSARAIGQSKVTKDLLKSIKQEVHVLPEGPLLLSPTSLVSAFHREVIEKKPEEFKIACLKDIGSLFPPFTQAFYAGFGNKINDVYAYTAINIPPYRIFTINPRGELKQESHFTFQSSYVSLTDIADHYFPPVIHENALESSEFSNTTFWREPLIQIEDTDLQLLVGPPK, encoded by the exons ATGAGTTATTTCAGTTATGTCGGCAAACTCTTTTCTAACGTCAAAGGATTTTACAATGAAATCAATGCAGCAACGTTAACAGGTGCTATAGATGTCATCATTGTCGAACAGGAAGATGGGGGATTCAAATCGTCACCGTTCCACGTTAGATTTGGTAAACTTGGGGTCATTAGAGCTAGAGAGAAAGTG GTTGACATAGAGATAAATGGCGAGGCTATTGATTTGCATATGAAGTTGGGAGAATCTGGTGAAGCTTTCTTTGTTACGGAGATTCTGACAGACGAAAATGTGGAG gaGATTCCGGCTCATTTGGCCACATCACCGATGCCCTCTAGTGTTGACCTCATGGAGAAGGGAGTGATGGAGATGAAGAAGAAACATGGAGAGAAGAggaagaaaacaaagaaaatcaaagaCCTAGACGAAGAAGAAGAGAGTGAACAGAATGAAGCG ACAGGACAAGACAGTTTGACAGAGGCAAATGAACAGAGTAGGAAAGTAAGAAGGAAACGATCAACAAAGAGGAAGAATCAGACAGAAACCCCAAAAGTTGAATCAAGAACAGATGACTCCGAGATATTTGAGATTGATGACGTTTCTTCCGACGAAGAATTAGCGAATCTTGCCCGGATTCCTCCTGGCTTGTCCAAATCTATCAGCCTCCCTGTTGTGGAGGAGAATAAGTTTGAACGTACCAGAGAATGGGCTACAACATCATACGATGGATTCTCTCATGTATTTAGTGACACAGAAATGTCACCAGTTAGTAG CCCTGTTGGAAGCAGGCCACCCTCCCCTAAGAGTGATACAGAGGTGGAATGCAACAGACTGTCAAAAGACTCATTCTTCACTGAAGAGGATACAACGCTTTGGGAATGGGGAGATTTACCTAGGAAGTCTGTGACAGAGGTGCCAACATCTGCTGGTGAGACAGAGTCAAGAGACCATATATTGG ACCCAAAGCAATCGTCATCAGGGTTGTTCCAGTTTATGAAGAGTACACGGAATGTCCGAAACAAACCTGAGTTAGAGGGAATATATCTTGATGATCTTAACTTAGAGGAAATGAGTCCAGAAGTCGCTAAGCTATACTTCCCCAAAAG AAGCTGCTCCGAGCA GTTTCACCAGACCCAGTTCCAGTCGATCAGAGAAAGAGAAGAAGACACAGAATCTGGTCGTGGTGCCTCCCTTCCTGTCTCTCCTAACTCTGTAGAGGGCGCTGTATGTGGACCACCTGTTTCCTTTCTGAGGTCAGAGGTCAAATCTCTAGGTGCCTATTCTATGTCTCTCTGTGGTGGTTTGTCAGAAGGTGTGACCTTGGAGAAGTTCATGCAGAAGATTGTTACTTTTGAGGACCTTTGTGACAATTTTGGTATGATCAACAACCCAGACCTGGTCATACGTATTGAAGAAAA GTATTATAACTGGTTGACAGCTGCGCCAATGATTCTGGCTCACCTGGTGTTTGAAAGGGACCTTCCACAG TCCTCTATGAAGAAATTGACAGATGAATATATgccaaaaaagaaagaaaagaggACTAGTGGTGTGTCGTCATGGTTTTCATGGGGAAGGTCATCCAAGGTTATAGATCAGTCACAGCCACAGGACAAACAGCCTGTGCAGACATCTATGTCCGATTCAGAGATAGGAACAGGAAAAACG ACTGATGAAAATTCCACATTAAGTCCCCCTACCAGCCTGCCTGCAAGTGTATCTGGTAGTCCAAGGAAAGTCAGAAAAAATACAGATAACAG TCTGGCTGATGATGATCATACCTCCAGTGAAGCTGATACAGATTCAGATAGGAATGAGGCTCTCAAAAGGGTCACTTCAGAGGTCTACAAGAAGACAATCAGATTGGACTCAGATTCTATT AAAAAGCTGAATTTGCAGCCTGGTTGTAACGAGATTGTTTACTCTGTTACCACACAGTTCCAGGGGACAAAGAAATGTACAAGTCATATTTATCTGTGGAGATATGATGACAAAATCATTGTCTCTGATATTGATGGAACAATTACCAA atccGATGTATTGGGACAGATATTGCCTATTATTGGCAAAGATTGGTCACAGTCTGGAGTAGCTCAGCTGTATACCTCCATCAACACAAATGGTTACAAGTTTCTATACCTGTCTGCTCGTGCTATAGGACAATCAAAGGTCACCAAAGATCTACTCAAAAGTATTAAACAGGAAGTGCATGTCCTTCCTGAGGGTCCACTTCTGCTGTCACCAACATCTCTAGTCAGTGCTTTCCACAG AGAGGTGATTGAGAAGAAGCCAGAGGAGTTCAAAATAGCCTGTCTGAAGGATATTGGTAGCTTGTTCCCTCCCTTTACCCAAGCTTTCTATGCAGGATTTGGCAACAAAATTAAT GATGTTTATGCATACACAGCCATCAATATTCCACCCTACAGAATCTTTACAATCAATCCACGAGGAGAACTCAAACAAGAATCACATTTTACATTCCAGTCGTC GTATGTAAGCCTTACTGATATAGCAGACCATTACTTTCCCCCGGTTATACATGAGAATGCTTTGGAAAGTAGTGAGTTCAGCAAtacaacattttggcgggaacCGCTTATACAAATTGAAGACACAGACCTCCAACTTCTAGTTGGACCACCGAAATGA